The nucleotide sequence TAAACGATCTTGTGATAAACTTTGGAATTTTTTGGTATATTGTGtgcatttattaaatattcagaAACTACTTGTACTTTACTTATATACGTAATATTGGATACTTTGTAAGCTTTTTGAACTAGCGATGATATGAGATTCTCacaaaaaatcattgataTTCCAGGATATtctgaataaatttttttttccagaatTTGTATGGTTCGTTCAATGCTTTCATATCTTATTATTTGAGAAATCACTCCTTTAGCCCCATGaattgattttaataatttatgattagCAGCTTCAAAGGCATAGCTCGAATGACAATACAGAGGGCCCCAGTTATATATGCTTTTAACTATATGAAGCAGTTGATGTGCATTATATGTTAACGCAGTTAACGAATATATATCTTCTGCTTCAGCCACAAATTTAAAAAGCATTTCATTAGCGTAATTCAAATCTGCAAAGGTAATATCGATTTGCAAACAAATGTGCAAGGCGTTTACTAATAATGACCAGtgttttaagatttttttgtGGTTTTTTAAAACCAAACTTAGCAAAGGAATGCTATAGTATAATATCCAATTCTCGTATTCTCGAGCTTTCCATTTTCCGCAGGCTTTTAAAGATCTTGATAACCGTGATAATTGATTAGGAACctttaatttttgaaagatattCTCAAGTATATCTTCCTCTGtctttgttaaaatttttacgatGTACTCAGTAAATTGTTTACCAACACCAGCTACGTAACAGTGCATGTAGTCTGGCGTAAACCCATCAATAATATCAAAGTTCTGTAAATTTAAAAGTGGCGAAGCAGTTTTAACCCCGAATACACGTTTCTGAGTTTGCACAGCTTGAGTTGCATGTTCAATAGTCATTTTATGATTTCTGTTTTCTGATAATGGATTTTCAAACGGATATCGCATACTTCCATTATAATGATATCCTTTGTGCAAACACCAGTCGCACCCATACTTTGAATTAAATTGACTAGTACCATTCATTGGTGCCCGAGCCACTGTATCGACACAAGCGATTAATGCATACACTTTTATAGtacgattttgattttttattgtacaCGGAATACCTGCTGTTGAAAGTTTGTTCATTAAATTGACAAAtgcatgtaaaaaaatatccatttgTGGTTTATTTGGACCAAATCACAAAGCAGTCGTAATAACGCTTTTTAACCTTTCTTGAATAGGAACTTCGTTAAGTATGAGGTAAATTGGCCATATTGAAAAAGTagaagatttaaaaactggCGCGCCATCCGTATTGAACATTACCGTCGCATATGCATTGCGATCACATTCTTGGATTGTTTGAACAAACTTTCTGTACATCATACCGTCGTAGATATCTTTTAAATGATCAGGCTCATGCTGTCTTTCATTCATAacataatcataataattttcattacttTCCAAGTAATCACGAATAGCATCAGATGGATTGATAATCGCAAAGAAACACGGGTTTGATGGGTTTGACACATCAACACTTGTATTGCACTTTATACAATTGACTGATACCGTAAAATCGTCAAACTTACCAATGTATTGTGTACACGTAGGACAAGTAGCGTgtaatgtaatatttttatcattacaTAATTGATCTATTTTATATCGAGTTTCCGGTAAAACATCTTTACcacatattatatttataaatttcaataaatttgaaatacctGAAACGGATAACGAATTTGatatagaatattttaaagccattaataataattcagcagGACTTCTTTTAACGTGTAACgacattaaattaaaaaattcgctgTCATCTAGTAAATCCCGTACCGTATTGGCACTTTTTATTGTTTCCTTTAAAAGAGATGACAATTCCTCATCACTGCTGTATATATCTTCATATAAAATATCTGTAGCAATATTATCCTGTacagaaatataataattagtcATACAgattaaaagaaaatgaagataaatttaattatatttatgctttaactataatagccacttCTTTGACCTAAAAATTGGGATGAAGAAGCTATTTATTCCcttaaataacttattttcCCGTGACCGCTAAAATTATCATTTCCCGCGAAAGCAAGAGTTCTTACATCCGCAAGAACAGaaaataattctaaaaattgtacaatttaaaaaaaattaaaaaaaaaaattaaaaatgtcataaattAGTATACAATACTCGTGCGCATTGGTGATGATGACATTTGCTTTTTTGTCACCCTCGCTATGCTCGGGCGACCAAATACACTACAATTTACACTAGTGCgcgaaattctgaattttatGCCGAGCGTGTGCGAAACTCTGAATTTCGCGCACGCTCATCTGCTAAGAACGTAGGTTCGCACACTCGTgtcaaaatagtatatttcgatacaagtgcGCACATGTATCGAACCATATTTTTCAACACGACGTGCGCGAAAACTGCGGTTTTCGCGGGGCACGTTTTTCGTGTAGCGTTTGCGAAACAACGGCATGTTTCACGccatattatttgttttgcGCACTAGTTGAAAAACCTGGTGTTTCGCGCAcgaaaaaagataaaaaattgtaacgaaagttaaaaaattgtatttttaaactgttaatttttagatttttgttgttaaatttaaaaattcttgttgcattttacgcacattttatcgaaaaattgtatttttaaactgttaatttttatatttttgttgttaaattaaaaaattcttgaaaaattcgataagttttaaaaataaaaaatatttaaaataaaaaaattaaaaatgttgaaaattacaaaaattttaaaaactataaaatgtttaaaatgtttaaaaaatgaaatgaattaaatgaaataattttgatgGTGTTTATACGCATCTAAAacgcaaaaattaattaattgcgtCACATAAACTATGGTGTGCAagaagggctaagtgggctttttgacCTCCTATGTTGTAGTATGAGTCGAAACCAGTATGAAACATTATTCTCTGCACTTTCAAAtcttttgttataaaaaaatatatcattttgATCATATATCTTGCTACTTCTTTctttcaaaatatttcaattgaaGACGTAAtagccctggtagaaaattaataattcgaatttgaggttacgaggttaggataatcaccagctaaatgaatgaatttaatttattaatattttaattcttaaCATTTAATATAGTCCTATTCTACTATCTAAACAAGGGTTGTATGATACGCATGCACTGCACTTCATTTCCAAAAactaaactaaaaaagaacccATTCAAACATTCATTGTGGTTTCGAGTACATaagataagaatttcacatttttcttgtcATCGGAGATTTTTGACCAAAATCTTAAATCAGccaattaaagtaataatgCAATAAAGATTGCTTGAACTTATCAAGCAGCTCTtggcattttcaaaaagagtGCACATCAATACTCTTTATTgtgttattactttaattgactgatttgaTATTTTGGTCAAAAATCACCGATGACaagaaaaatgtcaaattCTTATCTTATGTACTCGAAACCACAATAAATGTTGTATTCAAGTATAGCAtacaaaattttgcattaattaggtttataaaatctctagagttaaaaataaaaaaattttttaacgtaATCTGGAGAAGATGTGGGAGCTACTAAGAATTTGCAAATGCGCCCCAGGGTATTTAGTATTTAAAATCCCCAAAAAAAACTATGACATGGATTGacataattttataagttatatGGAgtgaaaaacagtgtttttagcTTCGACATCCCCTCAACtatcaaataatattttaatcgttaaataaattatgaatgtatacataaaataaatggTTATAATAAACATATATCATGAGTTGCAgaagaaaatttattaaccGTAGAAGTACGgaacaaaaatttataatttttatacaatacttttcatttaatttttggcaaaatacatttttttatacaactCATGAAACAAAAGTGCATATCAGAACAATATactttatatagatttatgattcattatatttttgaaacatATACACAGATTATAAATGTATCAAACTTAATAAAATGTAGGATAATTCACTTACAGAATCAAATAATTTGTAGTCATATACATCAGATGATTTAGCATTTTGCGTGTCTCCTACTATTGGATTATTGTCGTCAATTTTAATCGTTTCAACTAATTGTCGAATTGCAGGCAACTCTGGCTCAATAGGGATTGAACTACAGTTAATTTTATGTAGATCATctattttttccttaaaaatcaataggtaaaaataaaatgaaatatagaaattaatgatttattagaaaaagtatcatatttataactatacAAACCTCTTCAATGGATTTTTTAGCTTTAGTGATAGCATATTTTGTTACTGGTGCATTTTCATCATATAgatacttttttctctttttctctgaCATTTTTTGATTGCTGTATATAATTGTCTATTATGTTTGGTTATAAcgaaaaatataagtataaataaacacagccgtgctctctctctctctctctctctctctctctctctctctctctctctctctctctacacacacacacacacacacacacacacacacacatatatatatatatatatatatatatatatatatatatatatatatataaccatAGCATGATTCAACGCGTACCGTACGTTCCGTCATTCCATTATACTTATATAGGTACGTTCGAGATTCCGTTATATCTCTATCTTTCACCGTGATCGCGCTGATTATCCCAGCTTAATTATATAGTGTACTGACTCTATGAACTTATACAGTAAAACGCATTCGGAATGTTGGATgcgttttatttatatgcGTTTTATTTAGTGCTTACTAACAGTGTTTTCAGCATATTAATTGTATGCACACTTGATTCATTGACGtgttttttatagaaaaattgtttaacGTGCTAAATTATTAATGGTGCACAATGGAATTCGCATTGGTACGATTCATCATTAATGAGTCAAAAATAGAATGCGTTTTACCAGTtatgaaaattaaagaaaaaataaagacaaAAGAAGGTGTTGAATTGCAGTCATTTATGCCAAAAGATGAAAATGATTTCATTAGTAGTAAATGTTACTTTGCTAAATATGGATCTGATTCAGGAGACTCTGATGCAACAATTAAATGGTCTAGAATAACTATTTTATACCTAGGTGGTAAGCAAAAAGCCAAATTTAATTTCCGTGCCCGCAAGGCAAAATGATTTAACaacatatttttgtttcaaGATATTCACATTTTAATGTTTTGATAAATAATTAGTTTATGCATCTtgcttaaaattcttattaataatattctttAAAGAGAAATCATACGCTTCCTCTTttaggaagctttgtaatagtaacaTTTTCAGTTTCACATTATTCATTTcaaaacagaatttataaaatattttttaatacgttacacaagaaaactgaaaacataaaattatataaaataaaaatacccttTTAGCAACAGAAGATGACATTGAAAGGAAGAGAAGCAACGAAAGATTAAAATACACTAGTACTAAATACATGGAAACAGAATCCAGTTTTGACGAAGATAGCAATTTGGAATTGTTGGTAAGGGTTGAACTTGCGTATGAATCATTGATAATAACAATAGACATATTGCTATCGTTAGTATTGAGCCAAAtaagtagtttttttttctttctaatttttatgttttatacATGAGCTCTGAGTTTTTTCAGAGGTAAGGTTTATAGTTGAGCTATGTTTCTGAGAAGTAcgataataaagaaaattggTAACCTGTTTTAATAAGCTTTTCCATTTAAAGTTTGAAAGTAATGTACTTTTTTCTCAATTATTATTAGCTTTCTTTCTTTACAATTTATGGCATTTTGTTTGTTCTGCAATAAGACAGAAAGTATATAATAACAAAACATTAAAGTGAAAActtctaaataatttttaaatatttttgaaagcTATATTTTGTTAGAAACGTCTATACTTACTGCTTAAAGAGGTTGCTCTGGTACGCCGACAGTAAAAATGTatacacatttttaaaattcttatgtCGCTTGGGTACAAGTGATATAATAATTTGGGACttagaaaatgtaaataaataataattttggatAAAGAAATGAAactgtttaaaaataatccaaTGCACACAACATTTGACTGGTTTTGTGGTTAAGTGCATGTATTTTGTAAAGTAATtaagtaattaattattatgcaTAGAGGTATGGTTAAATTCGTCAAATATTAGTTTTcttgtacaaaaatttttaacagaaactgtttgttaataaaattaatatttgcaAATTAAAACCAAGACCATAATACtgcatataaaattgaaaaaaattttattattatcttgTCATTAGGGTATCCAAACGACTTTGAATTTTGCATATGCTTTTGACACTGCGTAAACTCTGCCCAAAAAATCTTGCTCACTACACAAAAATAActgtatacataaaaattgtacacaaatatttactgcgaaagatttttcttcatgcatttttttttatttcaccaGAATGGTAAACTCTACACAATTGTGTAACCAATTGttgttatacattttttattatttaacttgaCCATTTAATACTCTACTCAATCGTTTAAGAAATTGTTATACATTGTTGCAGCATTAGATAATTCATTGTATAGAGTTTACTGGTGTAGTAAAATAATCTAAAATGCATGCAGGGAAATTTTGTGTACAATTTGTATGAATACAAAATATGTGtgtaataagttatttttgtGCAGTATGTAGGACTTTTTTTGCGTAGCGTTTATGTGCTGAAAAGTGTTTTATTCATATATTAGTTATATAATCTCCTAACATCGCTTGGTAATAGAACATTTTTAAGGCCCATAATATAAGGCCTAATGTTATAACGTTAATTTTTTAGTTAAGCCAGGTGATCTTTTAACGACAGAGCCAGTAACGATAAGCCCTTTGATATAAGATTAGTCTTTTAAAACAGTATAGCCGGAAAcaataagccctttaatataatataagataAGATATCTACGCATAATAACTTATTTCCTAAATATgtttgttattttaaaatcagatcAACCTCTTTAACATGTATAATCTTTTTGATTTACAAAACTTAAGAGCACATCAGATTGAAACATATGAATGTTTTTGTATTCGTTTATTGAGATTTATGCAGTTCTAGAGTACTATGAGGAAAGTCAACTTACGTAACGCGTtaattaaggggatgtcggagCAACGCTGATTGGTTGAAATGTTCTGGTTttcttaacctcaaaaatattttagattataaataataagtacATACACAAATATAGCACATAAACGCGGTGTTCTGAGGTGCGTATTATAAAATTCTACATTTAAAAGCGCTCAAATATGTACACTCATGTGTAATTTAGACAAACAATGAAAAGTACAGAGCGAGGTTAACCCATTAGAGCCTGAATGGACACTTTTCGACACCAAAGTTCAGAGATTCTCGGCACAATGAATTtgatcgaaaaaaaatgtttgaaccACTGTACCCGATGTTTTAAAGGACGCTCTTTCCAATAGTGATGGTTAGAAATccataaaatgagtttttgtATGTGAAAAttgatgattaaaaaaaaaaatactgcttttttaaaaattttttttttgcttatgcATTTTTCTACATCCATAATACCGATCAATAACGGGTCCATGGACCGTAAACTAAAAGTTATTGGCttaagattaataaaaaaaatttttattcatacaaaatggcgtttaaaacaataaatttttctttcatctttagcaatttttttctcaatttacATGGATTTTAGGAAAAGTTTCCTTGAAATTAAAACGTTCTAAAATTGATCAAAAAATAACCTACAATTTTTTCAGAACCgtgaaagaaaatttttgattttcagGAAAatggaatttaaaaaaaattgtttaaacattctgaaaaattttgagGGTATTCTTTGACTGATTTTAAGACTTTTTTGttcttacaaaattttttcgtGAGTCCGTAGTTATTGAGAATAAAATTGCTGAAGTGTTATATTTTTCGATAGACTTTTTCcggaaaatcaaaaattttcatgtacggttttaaaaatttaagagtgttctttgaattattttagGACGTTTTTACTCTGAGGAAATTTTTCCTAAAGTCatataaattgagaaaaaaattgctaaagattaaaagtaaaatttattgttttaaacgGAATGTTGTAtgaatacaaatttttgtattaatctCAACCCAATTACTTTTAGTTTAGGGTCTATGGGCGCGTTATTTATCGGTATTAAGTATCTAGAAAAATGCATAAgcaaaaaatatgttcttaaaaaaattaaaaaaaaacattattttttttaattagcaattttcttataaaacAGCTCATTTTAGGGATTTGTAACCATCACTTTTTGAAAGAGCGATCTTTAAAACATGGGGTACAGTggttcaaacattttttttctatcaaaTTCATTGTACCTTGAATCTCTGAACTTTGGTGGCGAAAAGTGTCCGTTCAGGAGCTAACGGGTTAAGCGACGAAGGTAAGAATCAGTAAGATGACCGTCATTTTCTCGTacaatatttcattatatatagttttttaataattaaaccgCTAAAATCTCTGTGTTCCAAGGTCACTTACACGATAACTATCAATCATCAATTTGATTTTCGTTGA is from Nasonia vitripennis strain AsymCx chromosome 1, Nvit_psr_1.1, whole genome shotgun sequence and encodes:
- the LOC116738543 gene encoding uncharacterized protein LOC116738543, producing the protein MSEKKRKKYLYDENAPVTKYAITKAKKSIEEEKIDDLHKINCSSIPIEPELPAIRQLVETIKIDDNNPIVGDTQNAKSSDVYDYKLFDSVSELSYILLSLIHL